In Tistrella mobilis, the genomic window TATATCGGCTCGGCCTTCATCGCCACGAAGGAAGCCAATGCGACCGATGCCTATAAGCAGGCGATCGTCGACCATGGCGCGGGCGATATCGTCTACACCAATCTCTTCACCGGCGTGCACGGCAACTATCTGAAGCCCAGCATCGTCAATGCCGGTCTCGACCCCGACAATCTGCCGGTCAGCGACCCGTCCAAGATGAATTTCGGCTCGGGCGGCAATACCAAGTCCAAGGCCTGGCGCGACATCTGGGGCTGCGGTCAGGGCATCGGTGCGATCGATGCCGTGCTGTCGGCGGGCGAGCTGGTCGACCGCTTCAAGCGCGAATATGCCGCTGCCCGCGACAGCCTTGCCGCCCGGTCGGCGCCCTATGTCTGATTTCTGAAACCTGTGGGCCCGGGCATTCCGCCCCGGCCCCGGATCCCGCACCCTCCCGGTGCAGACGCCTGGTTGCGGGCACGGACCGGCCGCCTTCCATCCCCTCCGGCCGCCCGTTCCGCACGCCGCCCCCGGTCGCAAGACCGGGGGCTTTTTTCATGAGCGGCCGGCGGCAACCAGCGTCGCCATCTCGCGATCCGCCGGGCGGTCGCTTGCGGCCAGCCCGGCCGCGACGCCTTCACGATCGGCGGCGGGCCGGTTCTGGCTGGCCTTGCACTTGCCCTCGATCCGGCTGATCTGAAGGCGCAGCCCGACGATGCCGCGCAGCTGGGCGCGGATGAAATCTTCCGGCGCATCGGCCACCGACCAGGGCATCGGCCGGCCGGCTTCGTGGCGCTCGGTCAGGCGCCGGACCAGGTTCAGCAGCCGGTCGGCATCGTCGAACAGCTCCAGCGTTCCATAGGCGTGAACGGCGACATAATTCCAGGTCGGCACCACCCGGCCGGTCTCCCGCTTGGTGGCGTACCATGAGGGTGTCACATAGGCATCGGGGCCGGTGAACATCGCCAGCGCCTCGGCCGTTGCGGGCAGCCGCCCTTGCGGATTTGCGCGGGCCAGATGGCCGTAGAGCGTGCCAAAGGGTCCCTCGGTCTGGTCCAGCAGCAGCGGCAGCGGGGTCGCCATCAGCCCCTCGGCCGTGGCGGTGACCAGGGTGGCGAGGCCGGCGGCGTGCATGGCGGCGAAAAGGCTCTGCCGGTCGTCGATGCGGAAGGCGGGCGGGGTGTACATGGTGAAACTCCCTTGCGTGCGCCCCCAGAATGCCGCGAGTCTGGACCGGCAGGAATGTCCGGTTCCGGAGAAATCAGGTGGGCCAGTTTGACGAGGACGGCATTGCCCGCCGGATCGTTGCGTCGATCCGGGCGCGGATCGACGAGGGCGTCTGGCAGCCGGGGGAGCGCCTGCCGTCGACCCGCAGCTTCGCCGCCGAATGGGGGGCGTCGCGCACCACCGTGACCGCCGCCTACGGCCAGCTGGTGGCCGAAGGCTACATCACCACCCGGCCGGGGGCGCGGGCCGAAGTGGCCGCAGGGCTGGGGCGGGACGTGGTGCCGGCGGCGCCCGAATCGGCCCCGCCGCGGCAGCTGTCGGCCTTCGCCCGGCGGCTTGCCGACCTGCCGGCCCCGGCGCCGGCGCGCGTGTTCCGGATCGCGGATTTCCGCTATGGCGATCTGGCGGGAGCCGATTTCCCGGTGCTGGCCTGGCGGCGGGTGATGAACACGGTGCTGCTGCGCCGCCCCGACCGGCTGGCCTATGGCGATCCGCAAGGGGTGCCGGCGCTGCGCCGGGCACTGGCCGACTATCTGTGGCGGGCCCGCGGCATCCGCTGTGGCCCCGACCGGATCATCGTGGTCAACGGGTCGCAACAGGCGCTGGACCTTGCAGCGCGGCTGCTGCTCGATCCCGGCGACTGCTTCGTGATCGAAAATCCGGGCTATCTGCTCGCCCGCGGGGCTTTCGCCGCGGCGGGTGGGGTGGCGGTGCCGGTGCCGGTGGATGCCGAGGGTCTGAGCACCGATCGTCTGCCCTCTGCCCGGCTGGCCTATGTCACGCCTTCGCACCAGTTTCCCCTGGGCGGGGTGCTGTCGGCGGCGCGACGGCGGGCGCTGCTCGCCTGGGCCCGGGCCCGGGCGGCGCTGATCGTCGAAGACGATTACGACGGTGAATACCGCCACGACGTCGCCCCCGTCCCTGCCTTGCAGACGGCGGATCCGGCGCGGGTGATCTATGTCGGCACGGTCTCGAAGACGCTCTCGCCCACCCTGCGCCTGGGGTATCTGGTGGTGCCGGCCGATCTTGCCCCGGCCTTTGCCGAAGCCAGGCGCGTGACCGACCGGCACACCGCCCTGATCGGGCAGGAGGCCCTGGCCCTGATGCTGGAGAGCGGCGCCTATGAGCGCCATGTCCGTGCCATCCGCCGTCGCAACGCCGCGCGGCGTGCGGTGCTGCTCGACGCGCTGGCGGGGCTGCCGGTGACGGTTGCGGGGGCCGCCACCGGCCTGCATCTGGTCGTCTGGCTGAATGGCGTGCCGGCCGGCCGCGAAGCCGCGGTCATTGCAGCCGCGGCGGCGGCCGGGGTGGGGCTTTACCCGGTCTCGGCCCTGTATGATCCGGCAGCCCCCCGGCCGGAGACGGCCGGGTTGATCCTCGGCTATGCCGGGCTCGACCCGGCCGCGATCCGGTGCGGGGTGGCGGTGCTGGCCCGGGTGCTGGGGCGCTGAACGCCGCCGTCAGCCCAGGGCGGCATCCAGATCGGCGATGATCGCCGCCGGATCCTCGAAGCCGAGGCCCAGGCGGATCAACCCGGCGGGCAGGCCCGTCAGGGTCAGTTGATCCGGCGTCATCATCGCCGACCACATCGCCGCCGGATGGACCGCGACCGTCATCGGCGTGCCGAAACTGGCCGAGCGGCGGATCAGCCGCAGCCGGGACATCATGGCCTCTGCGGCATCCAGCCCGCCGGCCACCTCGAAGGAAAGCAGGCCGCCAGCGCCGTCGGGCATCTGCCGGCGGGCCAGATCGCGCTGCGGGTGGCCGTCGAGGCCCGGATAATGAACGGCTGCGATCCGCGGATGCGCCGCCAGATGGCGGGCGACGGCAAGTGCCGTGGTGTTCTGGCGCGCAACCCGCATCGGCAGGGTGCGCAGGCCCCGGAGCACCAGCCAGGCGGCGAAGGGATCGGGCGTCGCCCCCAGCAGATGCGCTTCCTGCCAGACCCGTTCGACCAGATCGGCACGGCCGGTGATGATGCCGGCCGAGACGTCGCCATGACCCGACAGATATTTGGTGGCGCTGTGCATCACCAGATCGATCCCGAAGCCGAGCGGGCGCTGGTTGAGCGGGGTGGCGATGGTGTTGTCGATCATGGTCACGATGCCGCGGTTGCGCGCGAAGGCCGCAACACCGGCCAGATCGGTCAGCCGGAGCAGGGGGTTGGAGGGGCTTTCCAGCAGGATCAGCGTCGTGTTCGGACGGGCGGCCCGGGCGAAGGCGCCGGTATCCTCCTGATCGACCAGATCGACGGTGATGCCGAGCCGGGGGGCCAGACGGGTGAGCAGGCCGGTGGTGCCGCCATAGAGCAGGCGCTGCGCCACCACGTGATCGCCCGCGCCTGCGAAGGCGAGCAGCACGGCGGTGATCGCCCCCATGCCCGAGGCGGTGGCGACCGCGGCCGGGCCGCCTTCGAGCGCCGCCACCGCCTGTTCCAGGGCGCGGGTGGTGGGGTTGCCATAACGGGTGTAGAAGCCCTCATGCATCGGCGTCGTCGCCATCCGGGCGAAACCTTCGGCGTCCTCGGCAGAGAAGGCGGCGGTCTGATAGAGTGGCGGGGCGATCGGCACCGAGCCCTCGGGCAGGGTGACGGCAGCCTGCGACAGCAGGGTCCAGGGATCGGAATGCGGAAACATGGGCCAGAACCTCGATCGACAGCGGAAGACCTCTGCCGAGCCTAGCGATCCGGCGGGCCGGGTCTTGTCCGATCCTGCGCAGGGTTATGCCGGGCTGACCGACGGCGTGCGGCTGGTCGCCGCCGGGACGACCGGGGTGGAGGCCACCTTCGCCCGCCTGCGCCGGCACCGCTTCCGCCCCCATACCCACGACACGCTGATGCTGGGGCTGATCGAGGCCGGGGTGAAGGAATTCCGTCGGGAACGGGCCACCCATGCCGCCGCCCCCGGGCGGATCTCGGTGGTCGATCCGGGGGATCTGCACACCGGCAGCCGGGTGGTGGGCGACGAGCTGCGCTATCGCGCGCTCTATCTGCCCATGGCGCTGCTGACCGAGGCGGCGGCAGCGGCCGGATTCGGCCCCGGCGGCGGCGTTGCCGGCGGCGATGCGCCCGAGGTGGGGTTCCGATGTGCGGTGATCGAGGATGCCGGGCTTCACGCCCGGCTGATCGCCACCCATCAGGCGCTGTGCCGGCCCGAAACCCGGCTTGCCCGCGACGTGCTGCTGCGCGAGGCGGCGGTGATGCTGGTCGCCCGCCATGGCAGCGGCCGCACGGCGCGGGTTGAGGCCGCCGCCGCTTCACCCGAAATCGCCCGCGCACGGGCGCTGATCGATGCCCGCTTCGCCGAAGACCTGCCGGTGACCGAGATCGCCGCCGCGGCCGGCCTCAGCCCCTGGCATCTGATGCGCCAGTTCCGCCGGCTGGTGGGCCTGCCGATCCATGCCTATCAGATCCAGCTCAGGGTCGAGGCGGCGAAGCGGCTGCTGGCGGCGGGCTGCCCCACGGTTCAGGCGGCGCTGGAGACCGGCTTTGCCGACCAGGCCCATTTCAGCCGCCGTTTCAAGGATCTGGTCGGCGTGTCGCCGGCCGCCTGGGCGCGCGACCGGCGGGGGGCCGCCGGTGCCTGAGCGTTGACACTGCGTCACCGCCGCCGGGACTATCCTGGCGGGGAGCTGCGGGCTAGCCTCAAGGCAATAACGGGCTTTGAGCGAGGACGGATCCTATGAGCAGGTTCGAGGACGGGATGGCCGGCGAGGCCGCCCCCGGCGGGTGCCCGGCGGTGGAGATGGTGATCCGCGGGCGGGTGCGCGATATCGGCGGGCTGAACGTCGCCCGGCTGCTGCCCTATGCGAAGCGGCGCGCGATCGGGCCCTTCGTGTTCTTCGACCGGATGGGACCGGTCGGCTTTGCACCCGGCACCGGGCTCGACGTGCCGCCGCATCCCCATATCGGCCTCGCGACGCTCACCTATCTGTTTCAGGGGGCCATCGTTCATCGCGACAGCCTGGGCACGGTTGCGACCATCCGCCCCGGGGCGGTGAACCTGATGACCGCCGGCCATGGCGTCGCCCATTCGGAACGCACCGCGCCCGAAGACCGGCCGGGAGGATCGGTGCTCGACGGGGTGCAGATCTGGCTGGCGCAGCCGAAGCCCGAAGAGCAGGGGGCGCCCGGCTTCGCCCATCATGCCGCGGAAGACCTGCCCGAACTGCGCATCGGCACTGGCATCATCCTGCGTGTGGTGGCGGGGGAGGCCTATGGCGCGCGCTCGCCGGTCGAGGCGCCGGGCGGCGCGCTCTGCCTGGATCTGGCGCTGGAAGACGGCACGGCATTTGAGGTACCGGATGCCGCACCGGAACGCGGGCTGGTGGTGATCGACGGCGCGGTTCTGATCGACGGCGAACCCCACGAGGCCGGCATGCTGGCGGTGCTGCGCGCGGGCAGCCGGCCGCGGCTTCAGGCCGCAGGCGGCGCGGCGCGGGTGATGCTGATCGGCGGCCCGCCGCTGGATGGGCCGCGGTCGATGTGGTGGAACTTCGTCGCCAGCGATCCGGCGTTGATCGAAGACGCCAAGCGCGACTGGGCCTCGGGCGATCCCCGCTTCCCGGCGGTGGCAGAGGAAGACAGCCGCCTGCCCCTGCCGCAGTCCTGACCCCGCGACCGACCGATGGTGACACCGGCTTGCTCCCGGATGCTCGCAGAGGATCCGGGCGGCACGAACCATATCTGAACAGGAGACCCCGCCCCGCCAGAACAGATGAGAGGCCGCCATGATCGATGCCGCAGGACTGATCGATGCCCCCGGAGTTGTGGCGCTCTACCTGTCGGCCGTGATGCTGGGGGCCATGGTGTTCTTCTCAGGGATCGTGGCGCCGACCGTGTTCACCACACTGGAGCCGCAGCCGGCGACGCGGCTGATCCGGCGGATGTTTCCGCGCTATTACCTGCTGATCATCCTGACCGGCTTCGTCACGGCACTTGCCGCGGCCTTTGCCGCGCGCTGGCTGCCGGCGCTGCTGTTCACCCTGGTGGCGGCGCTCGGGTTGATCGCCCGCCACGGCATTCTGCCCGCGGTGAACCGCGCCCGGGATGCCGAACTTGGCGGCGATCCTGCCGCCGGCCGCCGCTTCGCCCGGCTGCACCGGGCAAGCGTGACACTGAATGTCGTTCAGCTGGTCATTGCGGCGGTGGGGTTCGGGCAGCTGGCCTGAGGCTGCGGCCGCCCCGCGCCAGCCATTGCAGCTGCGGCCGGACCACCAGGAAGCCGCGATAGCCGATCTCCAGCAGCCAGGGCAGGGGTGGGATCCGCAGCAGGCGCGCGGCGACGCGAAACCCCGGCAGCTGCTGCCAGAGGGTGAGCATGGCGCGGGCGCCCGTCTCCACCCGGCCGTCGGCGGTGATCAGATGCAGCCGCGCCATGGCCCGGCGCCGGTCGATGCCGGCGGGCAAAGGGCGGCCGTCTTCCGCCGAGACATCCAGGAAGCCGACGCGGCCGTCTTCGGGGGCAAGGCGCCGGTAGAGCGCCACCTCACGCGCGCAGAGCGGGCAGCTGCCATCATGCAGCAGGGTGCAGGCGGGGACAGGGACAGGGACAGGGACAGGGCGTTCGGTCATCGGCGGCTCTCGTCGGTGAGGCAGACCTCTTCCGCCCCGCCCGAGAGGGCGAGATCGACCAGCGGTGGCAGGCCCTCGCGGAAGCGGAAATAGCCATGGGTGGCACCGGCCCAGGCGGCGGCATCCCAGCGCCGCAGGCGGGTGGCGAGGCGCAGGCCCGCAGCCTGCAGCCGCGGCGCCAGCTGATCCACCACCATGGCGGCATGACCGGCGGCGGGATGGGGCAGCACGATCTGCCGGGCGCCGGCGGCGTGGGCATCATCGATCAGCGTCGTGGCAAGCGCCCGGAGTGTGGTGGCACTGACCGGCAGGGCCGGGGGGCCGCCGGCGGCGGCCAGCCGGGCGGCGGCATCGGCCAGCGCCCCCCGGGCGAAAGCCGCGGCCGGCTCTGCGACCGGGCCGGCGACGGCGCGGAAGGGGGTGAGGTCCAGCGCCACCGCGCCGCGCATATCCAGCCCGTCGAACAGGGTTTCGGGCCGGCCGTCATCCTCCGTCAGCACCAGCAGGGCGGGCAGGCGCGGATCGGCCGGGTATGGCCGGGGCACCGGGCCGGCGGGTGGCGGTGGCGCCTCGTCCAGCGGCTGCGGGGATTCGTTCAGCCGGCCCGCAGGGTTGAACCGCCCGTCGGTGAAGGCATGGATGTTGGCGGCGCGGGCGGCATAGGCCTTGCCCCGGCTGTGCAGCCCGGCAACCTGGCGCCAGGACAGGGTGTTGGAGGCCGGATCGGCATCGATCAGCCGGCGCATGAACAGATCCGCCCCCAGCCGCCAGGGCAGGTTCAGCGTGAAGATCCAGATGCTGGCGAACCACATCCGGGCATGATTGTGCAGATAGCCGGTCCGAGTCAGTTCCCGGGCCCAGTGATCGAAGCCGTCGATGCCGGTCCGCCCGGCTTCGGCCGCCTCGACCGCGGCCGCCAGGCGGCGGTCGAGGGCGAGCCGGGCCAGATCCTGCCCCACCCCCTGCCGCCAGGCCGCCCAGACACCGGGCCGGCGGGCCAGCCACCCCTTCCAGTAGCAGCGCCAGCCCACCTCCTCGACGAACTTCCCCGCCGCCGCCCCGTGCCGCCCGACCGCGGCGGCGATCACCTCCGCCTCGCTGACCAGCCGGTGGCGCAGAAAGGGCGAGAGCATCGACACATTGCCCCGCACCACCGCGGCTCCGCGATCATGATTGCGATCGCGGGCATAGGCGGTGCCGGCGCGCGGCAGAAACCCGTCCAGCCGCTGCAACCCGGCAGCCCGACTGGCCTCGGGGAAGAGGGGCAACAGGGGAAGCTCCATCCATCCGGCCTCGACATGTGGTCCCGGCGGTTCTACGTGGCCGGCGGCCGGTCGGATGCCCCGCCAGTCCGCTCAACCGGATCGGGGGGGCGTTTTAAGGTTTTAATTAGTTTTATATAGTTTTAGGGCTCCATGAGGCTGATTTTCATGTTGATTTTCAATGTATTATCAGAGGGTGGTGGTTCCTAATAGACGGGTTTTGGTTCCTAAAAGACGGCTTTTGGTTCCCAATAGACGGCGCGCGGGCATTTTCTGATGTTCCCGGTTCCCAAAAGACGGATTTTATCCACAGGAATATACCGCACTGCGGAACTATATCAGACAGTGGGCGGCCTGGTCCTCCCGAGACGGGCGCGCGACCATCCGCCCCACATCTCCGCCTTGCACGTGTGGTGATCGCATCGTAACCTGCTGGGGCCCCATTCCCCGCATGCGGTCACGACATGCCGTTTTATGCCCATTCGCTGAAGGACCGGCCCGAGACCGCGTGGCATCTGCTGGCCGATCACCTGCGGGCGGTGGGCGAGGGCGCGGGGTTTCGGGCGGCGCGGTTCGGGCAGGAGAGCGTTGCCCGGACGGCCGGGCTGCTGCATGACAGCGGCAAGTATTCCCCGGAATTTCAGGCGCGGCTGCGCGGGGATGTCGCCAAGGTCGATCATGCGACCTGGGGCGCGCGGGTGATGTCCGACATGATCCGCGACCGCGCCGGCGGGCTGGCCGGGGGTCTGCCCGGGGCGCAGGCGGTGCTCTATGCCGTGGCCGGGCATCATGCCGGGCTGGCCGATTTCGAGGATCAGGGCGATGGTGGCCGCGGCAGCCTGCGGGAGCGGGTGGAGAAGAAGCGGCTCGATGATGCCTCGGCCTGGAAAGACGAGATCCCGCCGCCCGAACCGGATGAGAGCTGGCTCCGTCTGCCGCCGCCGCGGCCGGGGGAGGCGCCGGACGACCGCGCCGGGTTCCGCTTCGCGGTGATGACCCGGATGGTGTTCTCCTGCCTGGTGGATGCCGATTACGCCGACACCGCCGGTTTTCATGCCGCCGCCGAGGGCCGGGAGGATCCGGAGGCGGGTTTCGCACCCGCGCCCATGGCGGTGCTGCGGGGGCGGGTGGACGGGTTCATCGACGGCCTCGCCGCCGATGCTGCGGCCAGGGCCGCCGGGCAGGCGGGGGCGGAGCGGGTGGTGGCCGCCCGCGCCGGGGTGTTGGCCGATTGCCGGGCGGCGGCATCGGCAGGGCAGGGGGTGTTCTCGCTTTCGGTGCCGACCGGCGGCGGCAAGACGCTGGCCTCGCTCGCCTTCGCGCTGACCCATGCCGAGGCGCATGGCCTCGACCGGGTGATCATCGTCATCCCCTATACCTCGATCATCGAGCAGACCGCCGGGGTGATCCGGGCGGCGCTCGGGCCGGAGCTGGCCGATCAGGTGCTGGAACATCACAGCGCCTTCGATACCGAAGCCGATCTGGACCGCCGCAACATCCCGCCGGAGGCCCAGGAGCGCTGGCAGGGCCGCGACAAGCTGCGCCGGGCGATGGAGCGCTGGAACCGGCCGATCATCGTCACCACCGCCGTGCAGTTCCTGGAAAGCCTGTTCTCGGACCGCCCGGCGCGCTGCCGCAAATTGCAGGCGATCCCGCGCTCGGTGGTGATCCTGGACGAGGCCCATATGATGCCCCGCGGCCTGCTGCGCCCGACGGTCGCGATGCTCGACGAGCTGGCGGCGAATTACCGGGTGACGGTGGTGCTGGCGACGGCGACGCAGCCGGTGCTGGTGGCGCCCGACGACAGCCAGGAGGTCGTGGACGAATACGCCCAGGTGTTCGGGCTGGAGGGCGGGTTCCGGGCGGTGCGCGAGATCGTCTCCGACGCTTCTGCCCTGCATCAGCGGCTGGCGCGGGTGCGTGTGCAGGATGCGGGCAGTCTGGACGATGCCGGCGTGATCGCGCGGCTTCTGACCACGCCCCAGGCGCTGGCGGTGGTCGACACCCGCCTTCATGCCCGGCGGCTTTACGAGGCACTGGCGGCAGCGGCGCCCGAGGGCGCGTTCCACCTGTCGGCGCTGATGACCGCCGCCCATCGCAGCCGGCGGCTGGACGAGATCCGCGCCCGGCTGGCGGCGGGCGGGGCCTGCCGGATCATTTCCACCACCGTCATCGAATGCGGCGTCGATATCGACCTGCCGATGGTGCTGCGCGCGGCGGCGGGTTTCGATTCGATCGCCCAGGCCGCGGGGCGCTGCAACCGCGAGGGCCGGCTGGGCCAGGGCGGGATCGTCGAGGTCTTCACCCCCGCCGACCCGGCGGACCAGCCCAAACGCCTGGCCCAGGCGCTGGCGGCGGCCGCGACGGCGCGGACATTGATGGCCGAGCAGGGCATCGCCGACCCGCTCTCGCCCGAGGCGATGCGGCTCTATTTCGACGCTCTGTTCTGGCAGATGCTCGACAAGCTGGACGGCGCAAACATCATGGCGCTGCACGACAGCCCGCGGCGCCTCGCCATCCCCTTCGCCACCATCGCCGCCCTCTACCGGATCATCGAGGACGGCATGCTGCCGCTGATCATCCCGACCACGCCCGAGGCCGAAGCCTGCGTGGCGGCACTGGATGCCGCCGACCCGGCCGCCCTCGACCGCTTCGGCGGCGCTGGCGGGGCCGCACGGCTGCTGCAACGCCATGTCGTGACCCTGCCGCCGCGGATCCGGAAGATGCTGGTGGAGGCAAGTGCGGCGCGTGTGGTGGGTGGGGAGCGGTATGGGGAGCAGTTCATGGTTCTGACCAATTCCAGCCTGTACCGCGAGGATGTGGGGTTGGTTTGGGACGAGCCGGCGTTTGTGGCGGTGGAAAAACTGCTCTTCTGACGTTTTCAAAATCATCAGAAATAGCGCTTGACGCTCATTCTTCCAAAAGGGAATAATGTGGTTACAAATTACTCTGTCGGCTGATATTTCACATCGGCCGTGGGTTGAAACTGATGTTTTTGGAAGACGGTCATCCGGGGGCCGGCGGCGTCGGCCCCCAACGACCCTTCATGTCTTCTCCCTCGGAAAGGTGAGGACGATGGCTTTCGGCGTTCGGCTCCACGTCACCGGTCCGCGTGCGCTCTACACACGCCCGGAGATGAAAGTGGAGCGCGTGTCATATGATGTTATGACACCTTCTGCGGCGCGCGGGATCATAGAGGCGATCCACTGGAAACCGGCGATCCGCTGGCGGATCGACCGGATCATCGTGCTCAACCCGATCCGCTTCGAGACCATAAGGCGCAACGAGGTCGGCTCGAAGATCGCGGCCGGGGTGGTCAAGCGGGCGCGGGCGGCCGGGAGTACCGCGGGCGTCTATACCATCGTCGAGGAAGACCGCCAGCAGCGCGCCTCGGTGGTGCTGCGCGATGTCGCCTATATCATCGAGGCCCATTTCGAGCTGACCGCGGCGGCGGGGCCGTCGGACAACGAGGGCAAGCATCTCGACATCTTCAACCGGCGGCTGGCGCGCGGGCAGTGCTATCAGCAGCCTTGCCTGGGCACGCGCGAATTCGCCGCCGATTTCGGGCCGGTGGAGGGTGATCCGGTGCCACATGCGGACCTGGCCGGCACGCGGGATCTGGGCTGGATGCTTTATGACATCGACTATGCCCATGGCATGCAGCCGCGTTTCTTCCGGGCACGGATGGTCGATGGCGTGATCACGGTGCCGCCGCCGCAGTCGGATGAGGTGGTGTCGTGATCCTGCAGCAGCTGTCCGAGTATTACGACCGCCGGATCGAGGGCGGGGATACCGATCTTCCCGAAGAGGGGATGTCGGAACAGGCGATCGACGCCGCGGTCGATCTGGAGCGGTTCCAGCCGGGCGGCGTGCCGCCGGTGCTGTTGCTGGGCGACCGCAGCGGCAAGAAACCGAAACCGCTGCGCATGACGGTGCCGGCGGCGATCAAGCGCACCTCGGGCGTGGCGGCCAATTTCCTCTGGGACAAATCCGCCTATGTGCTGGGCGTGAAGCGCGCCGGCAAGACGCCGGATGCCGGTGCGGTGGCGGCCGAGAAGGAGTTCGAGGCCTTCCGGCAGCTGCATACCGAGGCGCTGGCGGGAACCGAGGACCGCGCCCTGCTCAAGCTGCTGGAATTCCTGGAGGACTGGACACCCGAACGGGCGGTGGCGGCGGTCGAGGCCGGCGAAATTCCGATCGAAGCCGTGGACGGTAATCTCATTTTCCGCTTCGGCCGTGGCACCGTGCGTGATCTGCACCGCTTCCGGGCGGCCCGGGCCGCCTGGGCAGCACGACGCGAAGCGGTGGCGGGGGCGGCCGGGCGTTGCCTGGTCAGCGGCATCGTGGCCCCGATCGCCAAGCTGCACCCCTCGATTAAGGGCGTGCGTGGTGCGCAGACCGCTGGTGCCTCTCTCGTCTCGTTCAATCTGAGTGCCTTCACCTCCTTCGGCAAGGAACAGGGGGCGAATGCGCCGATTTCGGAACGGGTCGCCTTCGCCTATGGCGCGGTGCTGAACAAGCTGCTGGCGCCCGATGGCGCACACCGGGTGCAGATCGGCGATGCAACCACGGTGTTCTGGACCGACGCCCCCAACCCCGCCGACGACACCGCAAGCCGCGTGCTCGTCAATGCCGTCTCCCCCACTTACGGGCTGATGGACGAGGACGCGGGTGCAGAGGTCGACGAGGCGGGCGAGGACGGCACCGCAAAAAAGCCCAAAATCGACCTGAAGATGAGCGACGAGGAGGCGAAGCGGGTTCGCACCGCGCTCTCGGCGCTCGCCCGCGGGCGGACGATGGGCGAGGCGATCTCGGCGGATCTCCACCCCGATACCCGGCTCTGGGTGCTGGGGCTGGCGCCCAACGCCGCCCGGCTGGCGCTGCGCTTCTGGTACGAAGACCGGCTGGGCGATGCGGTCGATCATGTCCGCCAGCACTGGCACGACCTCCGCCTCGACCCCGGCATCGATCCGGGGCGGCCGGTGTCGGTTTATGCGCTGCTGAAGGCCCTGGCGCCGCAGGGCAAGCTCGACAATCTGCCGCCCAAGCTTGGCGGCGACATCATGCGGGCGGTGCTGAGCGGCCGCCCGTACCCCGCCAATATGGCGGCACTGGCGCTGATGCGCATCCGTGCCGACGGAGAGATTTCCGCCCTCAGGGTCGCCATGCTCAAGGCCTGGCTGCTCCGGCGGTCGGGAAAGGAACCCCTGGAGAGGGAGGGCGATCTCGTGAGTCTGGATCCTGCCGAAACCAATACCGGCTACCGGCTGGGGCGGCTGTTTGCGGTGCTGGAGAACCTTCAGCGGGCGGCACTGCCGGGGCTGAACGCCACCATCCGCGACCGGTTCTACGGCGCGGCCTCGGCAACGCCCGGGTCGATCTTCCCGGTGCTGATGCGGGGGAGCACCCATCACGCGGCGAAGCTGCGCAAGGATCGCGGCGGTCTTGCCCACTGGTACGACACGACGATCGCCGAGGTGATCGACGGCCTGCCCTCGAACCTGCCGCGCCATCTGGGGGTGGAGGATCAGGGCCGGTTCGCGATCGGCTATTTCCATCAGCGTCAGGCGATGATGACCCGCGCCCCGGCCGAGGTGAAGGCCGCGGAGGCCGGCGAGCCGGCCGCGGTCGGCGACGACGACGCCTGACCGCCGCATCGCCCTGTTTCAGGATATGAGCCCCGTCTTTGAAAGCGCCCGTTTCCCATGACCGCGATCAGCAACCGCTATGATTTCGTCTATCTCTTCGACGTCACCAACGGCAACCCGAACGGCGACCCGGATGCCGGCAACCTGCCGCGACTCGACCCCGAGACCAATCAGGGGCTGGTGACCGATGTCAGCCTGAAGCGCAAGGTGCGCAATTTCGTCGACATGGTCGCCGGCAGCACGCCCGGCCATGAGATCTACATGCGGG contains:
- the cas8c gene encoding type I-C CRISPR-associated protein Cas8c/Csd1, with amino-acid sequence MILQQLSEYYDRRIEGGDTDLPEEGMSEQAIDAAVDLERFQPGGVPPVLLLGDRSGKKPKPLRMTVPAAIKRTSGVAANFLWDKSAYVLGVKRAGKTPDAGAVAAEKEFEAFRQLHTEALAGTEDRALLKLLEFLEDWTPERAVAAVEAGEIPIEAVDGNLIFRFGRGTVRDLHRFRAARAAWAARREAVAGAAGRCLVSGIVAPIAKLHPSIKGVRGAQTAGASLVSFNLSAFTSFGKEQGANAPISERVAFAYGAVLNKLLAPDGAHRVQIGDATTVFWTDAPNPADDTASRVLVNAVSPTYGLMDEDAGAEVDEAGEDGTAKKPKIDLKMSDEEAKRVRTALSALARGRTMGEAISADLHPDTRLWVLGLAPNAARLALRFWYEDRLGDAVDHVRQHWHDLRLDPGIDPGRPVSVYALLKALAPQGKLDNLPPKLGGDIMRAVLSGRPYPANMAALALMRIRADGEISALRVAMLKAWLLRRSGKEPLEREGDLVSLDPAETNTGYRLGRLFAVLENLQRAALPGLNATIRDRFYGAASATPGSIFPVLMRGSTHHAAKLRKDRGGLAHWYDTTIAEVIDGLPSNLPRHLGVEDQGRFAIGYFHQRQAMMTRAPAEVKAAEAGEPAAVGDDDA